A region from the Brassica napus cultivar Da-Ae chromosome C8, Da-Ae, whole genome shotgun sequence genome encodes:
- the LOC106362094 gene encoding transmembrane emp24 domain-containing protein p24delta7 has product MDLHRSSTIILLILSIISPATLSMRYELLSGHTKCISEEIHANAMSVGKYSIVNPHEDHPLPASHKITVKVTSPQGTAYHEADGVSTGQFSLTAVETGDYITCISAVDHKPETMLTIDFDWRTGVHSKDWPNVAKRSQVENMESDVKKLFDTVTSIHDEMFYLRDREEEMHELNISTNSKMAWLSFLSLGVCLSVAGLQFWHLKTFFEKKKLI; this is encoded by the exons ATGGATCTTCACCGGAGCTCGACGATCATACTCCTGATCCTCTCAATTATATCCCCCGCGACGCTCTCAATGCGCTACGAGCTACTCTCGGGCCACACGAAATGCATCTCCGAGGAGATTCACGCGAACGCAATGTCCGTCGGCAAATACAGCATCGTGAACCCTCACGAAGATCATCCTCTTCCTGCTTCCCACAAAATCACCGTCAAG GTGACATCGCCGCAAGGAACGGCTTATCACGAGGCGGACGGAGTGAGCACGGGGCAATTCTCGTTAACGGCGGTGGAAACAGGGGATTACATAACTTGCATCTCAGCCGTTGATCACAAACCGGAGACGATGCTGACCATTGACTTTGATTGGAGGACGGGTGTTCATTCCAAGGACTGGCCCAATGTGGCCAAGAGGAGCCAAGTCGAA AATATGGAGTCTGACGTTAAGAAGTTATTTGACACTGTTACTTCCATCCATGATGAGATGTTTTATCTCCGCGACAG GGAAGAAGAAATGCACGAACTGAACATATCGACAAATTCGAAGATGGCATGGTTGAGTTTTCTGTCGCTTGGGGTTTGTTTATCCGTCGCAGGTCTTCAGTTTTGGCACTTGAAGACTTTCTTCGAGAAGAAGAAGCTCATCTAG
- the BNACNNG39590D gene encoding rhamnogalacturonan I rhamnosyltransferase 1: MEARSDSSQARSGDNKLPPPAAPKPRVQVWFVTVCSTILIWTCLVQLFAAGELWRTRIFTGQVSRFSAPVEPVPLPPPLPPPRNYTSNGILLVSCNGGLNQMRSAICDMVTVARLLNLTLVVPELDKTSFWADPSGFEDIFDVRHFIDSLRDEVRIFRRLPKRYSSKYGYKMFEMPPVSWSDENYYLKQVLPLFSKHKVVHFNRTDTRLANNGLSLPLQWLRCRVNFQGLKFTPQLEALGSKLVRILQQRGPFVALHLRYEMDMLAFSGCTHGCSEEEAEELKKMRYTYPWWREKEINSEERRAQGLCPLTPEEVALVLKALGFDKNTQIYIAAGEIYGSEHRLSVLREAFPRIVKKEMLLESSELQQFQNHSSQMAALDFMVSVASNTFIPTYDGNMAKVVEGHRRYLGFKKTILLDRKRLVELLDLHNNSTLTWDQFAVAVKEAHERRTGAPTHRRVISDKPKEEDYFYANPQECLCEGTNCHDLYGRQTNYSSLTR, from the exons ATGGAAGCTAGATCGGATTCGAGTCAGGCGCGGAGCGGCGATAATAAGCTTCCGCCTCCGGCAGCTCCGAAGCCTCGCGTACAAGTCTGGTTCGTCACGGTCTGCTCCACCATTTTGATTTGGACTTGTTTGGTCCAGCTTTTCGCCGCCGGGGAGCTTTGGCGTACGCGGATCTTCACCGGTCAGGTTTCTAGATTTTCGGCCCCCGTCGAGCCGGTTCCGTTGCCGCCTCCTCTTCCTCCCCCGA GAAACTATACCAGCAATGGTATTCTGCTTGTATCGTGCAATGGCGGACTTAATCAGATGCGATCCGCG ATTTGTGATATGGTGACTGTTGCTCGGCTACTTAACCTCACTCTCGTTGTTCCTGAGCTTGACAAAACTTCTTTCTGGGCTGATCCAAG TGGGTTTGAGGATATTTTTGATGTGAGACATTTTATTGATTCATTAAGAGATGAAGTTCGGATCTTTAGGAGGCTTCCTAAACGGTATAGCAGCAAGTATGGATACAAGATGTTCGAAATGCCTCCTGTCAGCTGGTCTGATGAGAACTATTACCTGAAGCAG gtGTTGCCTCTTTTCAGCAAACATAAGGTTGTGCATTTCAATAGGACAGACACCCGCCTGGCAAACAACGGTCTTTCGCTCCCACTCCAGTGGCTCAGGTGCCGGGTGAACTTCCAGGGACTTAAGTTCACTCCTCAGCTTGAGGCTTTGGGGTCTAAGCTAGTCCGCATTCTACAGCAAAGAGGGCCCTTTGTGGCTTTGCATCTGAGATATGAGATGGATATGTTAGCTTTCTCTGGTTGCACTCATGGTTGCAGTgaggaagaagctgaagagCTCAAAAAGATGAG GTACACATATCCCTGGTGGAGAGAGAAGGAGATAAACTCAGAGGAGAGGAGGGCGCAAGGGCTGTGTCCTCTGACGCCAGAGGAGGTGGCATTGGTTCTAAAAGCATTGGGATTCGACAAAAATACACAGATATACATTGCAGCTGGTGAGATTTATGGGAGCGAGCATAGATTGTCCGTTCTAAGGGAAGCATTCCCGAGAATT GTAAAGAAGGAAATGCTACTGGAGTCGTCAGAGTTGCAGCAGTTTCAGAACCATTCGTCTCAAATGGCTGCTCTAGATTTCATGGTATCTGTGGCCAGCAACACTTTTATTCCCACGTATGATGGAAACATGGCAAAAGTCGTGGAAGGTCATCGGAG ATACCTCGGGTTTAAGAAGACAATCCTGCTTGACCGCAAGAGACTCGTGGAGCTACTTGACTTACACAACAACAGCACCCTCACGTGGGATCAGTTTGCAGTAGCTGTCAAGGAAGCACACGAGAGACGAACAGGAGCACCTACACATCGAAGAGTGATCTCCGACAAACCAAAGGAGGAAGACTACTTCTACGCTAACCCTCAAGAATGTCTTTGTGAAGGTACAAATTGCCACGACCTGTATGGCCGCCAGACAAACTACTCCAGTTTAACACGTTGA
- the BNACNNG39580D gene encoding uncharacterized protein BNACNNG39580D yields the protein MSSPDQKTENSDSQSPSEELGDSSTVPQDPVESGSPNEEEESDPPKEGGDAEEEEEGECGFCLFMKGGGCKESFTAWEVCVEEAEKNKEDIVTKCMEVTSTLKKCMDEHSDYYQPILAAERAAEEQVKKELEGEKEKDISEEEAAAMKQARG from the coding sequence ATGTCATCTCCGGATCAGAAGACAGAGAATTCCGATTCCCAATCTCCGTCAGAGGAGCTGGGAGATTCGTCAACTGTTCCGCAAGATCCGGTTGAATCCGGATCTccgaatgaagaagaagaatcggaTCCTCCAAAGGAAGGAGGAGAcgctgaggaggaggaggaaggagaGTGCGGGTTCTGCTTGTTCATGAAAGGAGGCGGATGCAAAGAGTCGTTCACGGCTTGGGAAGTGTGCGTGGAGGAAGCTGAGAAGAACAAGGAAGACATCGTCACCAAGTGTATGGAAGTCACTAGTACCTTGAAGAAATGTATGGATGAACATTCGGATTACTACCAGCCGATTCTGGCTGCGGAGAGAGCTGCTGAAGAACAGGTGAAGAAGGAGCTCGAaggggagaaggagaaggataTCTCTGAAGAGGAAGCGGCGGCGATGAAGCAAGCTCGGGGTTAA